The region CAATAGCTAAGCAACATAATTTAGATGCTATTCATGATACGGTACATGAGATGTGTAAAGATGAAGCTAGACATGGGTGTGCTTTCAAGGGCTTACTTGATAGATATTTTAAATAAAAGGGAGGAATTAACAATGGCAAAAATTGATTGTCAAGTTACCAACTGTTCTCATAATAAATCTGGCGTATGCTACGCAAACTGTGTTGATATTGTTGGCAGTTCTGCCAAAAAGGACTATGACACCGCTTGCGGCTCATATTTGAATAGACTTCATTACTCTGAACTGACAAACAACGTGCTCAGCTCAGGTTCATGTGATTGTTTAAAATGCACTGTTGAGACTTGCACATTTAATAGTAACAATTTGTGTACATTAGATAATATCCAGGTTAGCGGAAAAAATGCAGAATATCATACTCAAACAGAGTGCTCTAGTTTCAGACTGAGAGGTAGCCTGTAAACCTTCCCCGGTTTCGTCTAACCCGTAAAAAAGAGGGCTTCGGTGCTTATTGGAAGCACCAAAGCCCTCTTTATCATATGAAATCCAATAAAGATTTTTTTCTAGGCGTGTTGTTAGTAACGCTCCACCGCTGGCGCTTGACTTACGCTTATACTAACAACACGCCTGTAAATCTTTATTGGATACTATACAGTATGGTGATAGCGTGTTCTTTCAGTAACAGGAGGGATGCTGAAATTTCGAGGTTGACGCCTAATTATTTTCATGAAATATTGTTGACAGCGACAGGTTTTTTTTGTAATATTATGAACATATATATAGTAAAAAGACAATGAGCGGAAGAGTAATTATATTCGGGATATTTTGCAGCGAGCTGGGAATGGTGTGAGCCAGTAATATTGAATATAATGAAAATCATCCGTGAGTTGCGCGCTGAATTGTAGTAGGCTGCGCCGGGCTTCTTTTGAGGAATTGCCGCCCGTTATTGCGTGCGAGGTATCGAGTGTTACATCTCTGTACCTATGAGCGACTATGGTTGTAACCGTAGTAATTTGGGTGGTATCGCGGATTAACCTCCGTCCCTTATAAACAGGGGACAGAGGTTTTTTATTTTAATCGGCCTTATGTACTGATTTTGTATAATAACTGTGCCAGAAAGCAAAGGAGGGCGACCTGTTTTGAGGATGTTGGGAGCTGAAGCGGTAATTGAATGTTTGAAAAATGAAGGGGTGGAGGTTGTATTTGGTTACCCGGGAGGATCGGTCTTAACGCTTTATGACGCATTATATAAAACCAAATTTCCCCATATTTTAACGCGTCACGAGCAGGGGGCGGTACATGCTGCGGACGGCTATGCACGGGCAACAGGCAAGACAGGAGTTTGTTTTGCCACATCAGGCCCGGGAGCTACCAACCTGATCACCGGCATTGCCACTGCTTATATGGACTCTGTCCCTTTGGTGGCGATTACCGGCCAGGTGGGAGTATCCATGATCGGGAAGGACTCCTTTCAGGAAGCGGATATCTGCGGCATTACCACACCTATCACCAAACATAACTACCTGGTCAAGAAAGTACAGGATCTGCCCCGGGTAATGAAGGAGGCTTTTTATATTGCCCGTACCGGACGGCCAGGGCCCGTGGTTATTGATATTTCCAAAGATGTTTTCAATGCTGCGCTGGATTATCAATATCCTGAGACTGTTAGGCTAAGAGGGTATTCTCCTTTGTTTGCCGGCGATCCGGAAGCTGTGGATTTGGCGATTCAAGCGCTGGAACAGGCCCAAAAGCCATTGATTTTCGTGGGTGGCGGCGTGAATCTTTCGGATATGTCCGGAGCATTACGCAATTTTATCAATATGACAGGCATTCCTGTAATCTCAAGTCTGATGGGATTAGGCTGCATACCTTGCGATGCTCCCCAACATCTCGGAATGGTCGGGATGCACGGGACTTATGCCGCCAATATGGCTACTGTTGAGTGTGACCTGTTATTAGGGATCGGAGTCCGGTTTGACGACCGGGTAACAAGTTTGGTGAAAGAATTTGCTACCAAAGCCAAAATAATCCATTTTGATATTGATCCGGCAGAGGTCAATAAAAATGTCCGCGCTGATTTGCGGGTGGTCGGAGATTTGAGGTGGTCTTTGCCGCTTTTGTGTGAAAAAGCGGCTGTACGTAGCCAGGAGCAATGGAAAAGTAAAGTTGCGGCGTGGACGGAAACTGTACAGGCCTGGAAACAGGAAAAGCCGCTCTCCTATGAATCATCGCCGGAAAGTATTATGCCCCAGGCAGTCATTGAGAAGGTGAGTGAGCTTACCCAAGGAGACGCGGTCATTGTAACAGATGTCGGTCAGCATCAGATGTGGACTGCGCAATTCTATAACTTCCGGAAACAACGCTCATTTCTTACTTCGGGCGGCCTGGGAACAATGGGATATGGTTTGCCGGCAGCTATTGGCGCTCAACTGAGCTTACCAGAAAAAAAAGTTGTCTTATTTACCGGAGACGGCAGTATTATGATGAATTGTCAGGAACTTGCAACGGCGGCTGATAACGGACTACCCATAAAGATTATTGTATTGAATAATCAGGTTCTGGGGATGATCAGCCAATGGCAACGGCTGTTTTACGGGCAACGTTATTCCCATTCCACCACAAAAGGATCAACAGACTTTGTCAAACTTGCCGAAGCGATGGGGGTTACTGGGCTACGCGTGACCAAACCCGAAGAACTGACGCCGGTACTGGAAAAAGCGTTGCAGATGGATGGTCCGGTACTTGTTGAAGTACTGGTGTCCGATACCGAGGATGTGTTGCCGATGGTTCCGCCGGGTGGCCGTCTGGATCAAATGGTTTTGAGGGGGATAAGCTGATGAAATATACCTTAGCTGTTTTAGTAGAAAACAGGCCGGGCGTATTGACGCACATATCAGGACTTATTAGCCGCCGGGCTTTTAACATTGAAAGTATTGCCGCCGGACATACCGAGGAAGCCGATACAACCCGGATTACTATAGGTGTTGAG is a window of Sporomusaceae bacterium ACPt DNA encoding:
- the ilvB_1 gene encoding Acetolactate synthase large subunit, with product MRMLGAEAVIECLKNEGVEVVFGYPGGSVLTLYDALYKTKFPHILTRHEQGAVHAADGYARATGKTGVCFATSGPGATNLITGIATAYMDSVPLVAITGQVGVSMIGKDSFQEADICGITTPITKHNYLVKKVQDLPRVMKEAFYIARTGRPGPVVIDISKDVFNAALDYQYPETVRLRGYSPLFAGDPEAVDLAIQALEQAQKPLIFVGGGVNLSDMSGALRNFINMTGIPVISSLMGLGCIPCDAPQHLGMVGMHGTYAANMATVECDLLLGIGVRFDDRVTSLVKEFATKAKIIHFDIDPAEVNKNVRADLRVVGDLRWSLPLLCEKAAVRSQEQWKSKVAAWTETVQAWKQEKPLSYESSPESIMPQAVIEKVSELTQGDAVIVTDVGQHQMWTAQFYNFRKQRSFLTSGGLGTMGYGLPAAIGAQLSLPEKKVVLFTGDGSIMMNCQELATAADNGLPIKIIVLNNQVLGMISQWQRLFYGQRYSHSTTKGSTDFVKLAEAMGVTGLRVTKPEELTPVLEKALQMDGPVLVEVLVSDTEDVLPMVPPGGRLDQMVLRGIS